One Catharus ustulatus isolate bCatUst1 chromosome 2, bCatUst1.pri.v2, whole genome shotgun sequence genomic window carries:
- the HTR1F gene encoding 5-hydroxytryptamine receptor 1F — translation MDLINSTEQNSTSEEPFKWATSKILISITLSVLALMTTAINSLVMTAIIVTRKLHHPANYLICSLAVTDFLVAILVMPFSIVYIVKEAWIMGQVVCDIWLSVDITCCTCSILHLSAIALDRYRAITDAVEYARKRTPKHAGIMIAVVWIISIFISMPPLFWRHQTTSREDECIIKHDHIVSTIYSTFGAFYIPLALILILYYKIYKAAKTFHRRSVSRIVREEGVNGQVLLDAGERSTKSASMPSTTEKTSDALVSSDKINITLRSPKSESKHEKSWKKQRISSTRERKAATTLGLILGAFVICWLPFFVKEVVVNTCETCHISEDMSNFLAWLGYINSLINPLIYTIFNEDFKKAFQKLVRCGQYL, via the coding sequence ATGGATTTAATAAACTCAACTGAACAAAACAGTACATCAGAAGAACCTTTCAAATGGGCAACATCCAAGATTCTCATTTCCATTACCCTGTCTGTGCTTGCTCTAATGACAACGGCCATCAATTCTCTCGTGATGACTGCAATAATTGTGACAAGAAAGCTCCACCACCCCGCCAACTATCTCATCTGCTCTCTTGCAGTGACTGACTTCCTTGTGGCAATCCTGGTGATGCCCTTCAGCATTGTCTACATTGTCAAGGAGGCCTGGATCATGGGGCAGGTGGTGTGTGACATTTGGCTGAGCGTGGACATCACGTGCTGCACTTGTTCCATCTTGCACCTCTCCGCCATTGCTTTGGACCGGTACAGAGCAATCACGGATGCCGTGGAATACGCCCGGAAAAGGACACCTAAGCATGCTGGCATCATGATAGCAGTGGTATGGATCATATCCATTTTTATCTCCATGCCACCTTTGTTTTGGAGGCACCAGACAACCAGCAGGGAGGACGAATGCATCATCAAACACGACCACATCGTCTCCACCATTTACTCCACGTTTGGCGCCTTCTACATCCCGCTGGCCTTGATCCTGATCCTTTACTACAAGATCTACAAAGCAGCAAAGACATTTCACAGGAGAAGCGTCAGCCGGATCGTGAGGGAGGAGGGAGTGAATGGACAAGTCCTTTTGGACGCAGGTGAAAGAAGCACCAAATCAGCTTCAATGCCCAGCACAACAGAGAAGACCTCAGATGCCCTGGTGAGCTCCGATAAAATCAACATCACCCTACGAAGCCCCAAGTCTGAATCCAAGCACGAGAAGTcctggaaaaaacagagaatCTCCAGCACAAGAGAGAGAAAGGCAGCAACAACACTGGGTTTGATCTTGGGGGCGTTTGTGATCTGCTGGCTCCCGTTTTTTGTAAAAGAAGTAGTTGTTAATACCTGTGAAACATGTCACATCTCAGAAGACATGTCTAATTTCCTAGCATGGCTGGGATATATAAACTCCCTTATTAACCCTTTAATCTACACAATCTTTAATGAAGATTTCAAGAAAGCATTCCAGAAGCTTGTACGGTGCGGGCAATACCTTTAG